One window from the genome of Scyliorhinus torazame isolate Kashiwa2021f chromosome 3, sScyTor2.1, whole genome shotgun sequence encodes:
- the LOC140408430 gene encoding short coiled-coil protein isoform X3: MMNAEMEVIDPENQVELEEKTRLINQVLELQHTLEELSARVDAVKEENLKLKSENQVLGQYIENLMSASSVFQTTDTKSKRK; encoded by the exons ATGATGAATGCAGAAATGGAAG TAATCGACCCAGAGAACCAGGTAGAATTAGAAGAGAAGACACGACTGATTAATCAAGTGTTGGAGCTTCAACACACTTTAGAAG AGCTGTCTGCACGTGTGGATGCTGTTAAAGAAGAGAATCTAAAACTAAAGTCTGAAAATCAAGTTCTTGGACAGTACATAGAAAATCTCATGTCGGCCTCTAGTGTGTTCCAGACAACAGACACAAAAAGCAAACGAAAATAA
- the LOC140408430 gene encoding short coiled-coil protein B isoform X1 yields the protein MDQSETTTEEDDAFTTISLADDSVDSGSTISHSKLDCEQFMMNAEMEVIDPENQVELEEKTRLINQVLELQHTLEELSARVDAVKEENLKLKSENQVLGQYIENLMSASSVFQTTDTKSKRK from the exons ATGGATCAAAGTGAGACTACGACAGAAGAGGACGACGCGTTCACCACCATTTCTCTGGCTGATGATTCGG TGGATTCGGGATCGACCATCTCTCATTCAAAACTCGATTGTGAACAGTTCATGATGAATGCAGAAATGGAAG TAATCGACCCAGAGAACCAGGTAGAATTAGAAGAGAAGACACGACTGATTAATCAAGTGTTGGAGCTTCAACACACTTTAGAAG AGCTGTCTGCACGTGTGGATGCTGTTAAAGAAGAGAATCTAAAACTAAAGTCTGAAAATCAAGTTCTTGGACAGTACATAGAAAATCTCATGTCGGCCTCTAGTGTGTTCCAGACAACAGACACAAAAAGCAAACGAAAATAA
- the LOC140408430 gene encoding short coiled-coil protein B isoform X2: MDSGSTISHSKLDCEQFMMNAEMEVIDPENQVELEEKTRLINQVLELQHTLEELSARVDAVKEENLKLKSENQVLGQYIENLMSASSVFQTTDTKSKRK, translated from the exons a TGGATTCGGGATCGACCATCTCTCATTCAAAACTCGATTGTGAACAGTTCATGATGAATGCAGAAATGGAAG TAATCGACCCAGAGAACCAGGTAGAATTAGAAGAGAAGACACGACTGATTAATCAAGTGTTGGAGCTTCAACACACTTTAGAAG AGCTGTCTGCACGTGTGGATGCTGTTAAAGAAGAGAATCTAAAACTAAAGTCTGAAAATCAAGTTCTTGGACAGTACATAGAAAATCTCATGTCGGCCTCTAGTGTGTTCCAGACAACAGACACAAAAAGCAAACGAAAATAA